A genomic stretch from Corynebacterium kutscheri includes:
- a CDS encoding FtsB family cell division protein, which translates to MVMRKKRVVPVANRPDKTPVKVSVPHISLNIKELFGLVVIILFIVLLVQAPLRNYIDQRAQIAHTQSSIVELQNRKDTLLEELDRYQSESYIKEQARARLGVIERGEFAYRVVDPGIENKQQTKQGEQDVETHNLSWYEVLWDSVTVIEQEEESETVIPDNHIPIAPAQ; encoded by the coding sequence ATGGTGATGAGGAAAAAGCGTGTGGTTCCGGTGGCAAATCGACCGGATAAAACACCAGTTAAAGTAAGTGTTCCTCATATTTCGCTCAACATTAAAGAGCTTTTTGGCTTAGTCGTTATTATTTTATTTATTGTGCTGCTGGTTCAAGCACCACTGCGTAACTATATTGACCAGCGTGCCCAGATTGCGCACACACAGTCCTCAATCGTTGAATTACAAAACCGCAAAGATACTTTGTTGGAAGAACTTGATCGTTATCAATCGGAATCCTATATCAAAGAGCAAGCACGTGCTCGCCTAGGGGTGATCGAGCGAGGAGAGTTTGCTTACCGGGTGGTTGATCCGGGAATCGAAAATAAACAGCAAACAAAACAAGGCGAACAAGACGTCGAAACGCATAACCTTTCGTGGTATGAAGTGCTGTGGGATTCAGTTACCGTTATTGAACAAGAAGAAGAAAGTGAAACGGTTATTCCAGATAACCACATACCTATCGCACCTGCGCAGTAA
- a CDS encoding multicopper oxidase domain-containing protein, translating into MSILSRRQFLGAMGASCAVGLTAACSKSDGEISAPETTPPGWDSETRALPIPPLAEAKRVGDRTTFTLIAQTGKSEIQPGLSTPTWGFNGPHLGPTLRASRGEKVDIHVISNLMETTAVHWHGLLVPAISDGGPHSPIQPASNWTAFFTVEQPAATLWYHPHPHGVTGLQAYRGLAGMFIIDDDVEEALDLPREYGVDDIPVVLMDANFHADGSLDETFDDEVGLLGEVPYVNGITNPYFQATTRRVRLRLLDGSNMRFHNIGFSDGRTFHVIATDSGLLAEPYETQSLMIGPGERAEILVDLEPGEEVRLRSLGFADNLSVPDDEYTPNFGLKDIFDLLLLRGPAANENVPETSAVPAVLDPSANNDVGDIATTREFELNTFQINGEYMDMDRVDIAIDHSDAEEWIVTNGNSDWMHNFHIHNAAFRVLEISGTEVEVPIKGWKDTVSLPPHATVRLGVTFGQFRDKSYPYMYHCHMLFHEDQGMMGQYVMLNKGETPELDTEYTRGPDPHGH; encoded by the coding sequence ATGTCAATTCTTTCTCGACGCCAGTTCTTAGGTGCTATGGGAGCTTCGTGTGCAGTAGGGTTAACAGCTGCATGTTCAAAAAGCGATGGTGAGATCTCGGCACCAGAAACCACACCACCAGGCTGGGATTCTGAGACGCGCGCCTTACCTATACCACCTCTTGCCGAAGCTAAGCGAGTAGGTGATCGCACTACATTTACTTTGATTGCTCAAACTGGTAAATCAGAGATTCAACCTGGGCTATCTACTCCCACCTGGGGTTTTAATGGTCCACATCTTGGTCCTACTTTGCGTGCATCACGCGGAGAAAAAGTTGATATACATGTCATTTCTAATTTGATGGAAACGACAGCAGTGCATTGGCATGGTCTTTTAGTACCAGCAATAAGTGATGGTGGGCCGCATTCTCCGATCCAGCCAGCAAGCAATTGGACGGCTTTTTTTACTGTTGAACAGCCGGCTGCAACCTTGTGGTATCACCCGCATCCACATGGGGTTACCGGGCTGCAAGCATATCGTGGACTTGCTGGCATGTTCATTATTGATGATGACGTAGAAGAAGCCCTAGATTTACCGCGTGAATATGGTGTCGATGACATTCCGGTAGTGCTTATGGATGCCAACTTCCATGCCGATGGCAGTTTGGACGAAACATTTGATGATGAAGTTGGTTTGCTTGGCGAAGTGCCCTATGTCAATGGAATTACTAATCCATATTTCCAGGCAACAACTCGCAGAGTCCGATTACGGCTACTCGACGGTTCCAATATGCGTTTCCACAATATTGGTTTCTCTGATGGGCGTACGTTCCATGTGATTGCCACCGATTCTGGTTTGCTGGCAGAACCATATGAAACACAGTCACTTATGATTGGTCCTGGCGAACGCGCTGAAATCCTAGTCGATCTAGAACCCGGTGAAGAAGTACGGCTGCGATCGCTTGGTTTTGCAGATAATCTCAGCGTTCCAGACGACGAATACACACCAAACTTTGGACTAAAAGATATTTTCGATCTGCTGCTTTTACGCGGTCCTGCTGCTAATGAGAATGTGCCAGAAACATCAGCTGTGCCGGCGGTTTTGGATCCTAGCGCGAATAATGATGTCGGAGATATCGCTACAACGCGTGAATTTGAGCTTAATACCTTCCAAATCAACGGCGAATATATGGATATGGATCGGGTAGATATAGCGATTGATCATTCTGATGCTGAGGAATGGATAGTTACTAATGGCAACTCCGATTGGATGCATAATTTCCATATTCACAATGCAGCCTTCAGAGTGCTAGAAATCAGCGGCACAGAGGTGGAAGTTCCGATTAAAGGTTGGAAAGATACTGTTTCTTTGCCACCTCATGCCACAGTTCGCCTTGGGGTTACTTTTGGTCAGTTTAGAGATAAGAGCTACCCGTATATGTATCACTGCCATATGTTATTCCACGAAGATCAAGGCATGATGGGGCAGTATGTGATGCTTAATAAAGGCGAGACCCCAGAGCTAGATACGGAATACACTCGCGGTCCAGATCCACACGGACACTAG
- a CDS encoding DUF5979 domain-containing protein — protein sequence MNHSYKKGAITKGFPHSPWIAALFTLVLIASLIPLAVQFSTSAHAQENAVSETKEGRFRIVKYSAGVKADKSLDFDQKFTNRESKFTWECTPPEGKGNKKASDLKGNFTVNSAGGAFISEYFPLGTKCSVTEDATAAKIDGYTHKLVVEDQGVTQDGNTLSFTIESERMVSITANNRYTPGEEAKPEPKPNPDPAPKPDPQPQPKPEDKQGSFRISKSAVIVKSDGSFQYDDAKFAQRDFKFTWECTPPKGKKETGELTVKATAAIPSKKFPLGTTCTVAEDAASAKFDGYTHKLAVDSKHAKQDGNKFTFTIDSETVSTIDVRNEYTLGNAPVPPTSSSKTTTPTASSTTKPTTSASSTATSTASSTSKPTTEPTESTTTRNFPPIIPIPIPIPVPPAPFPPAPHPAPAPHPAPAPAPAPGNNSNPAAPHHGGNNAAQPQQNNNKNTATAPSQSNKGQGKLANTGASVIWIALVALLLALVGGFITYRGRLNKNN from the coding sequence ATGAATCATTCATATAAGAAAGGTGCAATAACCAAGGGTTTCCCTCATAGCCCATGGATTGCTGCGCTATTCACCCTCGTCCTTATCGCAAGCCTCATTCCACTTGCAGTGCAATTCTCAACTAGTGCACATGCACAGGAGAACGCGGTGTCCGAGACCAAAGAAGGTCGATTCAGGATCGTTAAATACTCTGCCGGTGTTAAAGCCGACAAATCTCTTGACTTTGATCAAAAATTCACCAATCGTGAATCCAAGTTCACCTGGGAATGCACCCCACCTGAAGGTAAAGGCAACAAAAAGGCCAGTGACCTTAAAGGCAATTTCACGGTTAACTCCGCAGGAGGTGCTTTCATAAGCGAATACTTCCCGCTAGGAACCAAATGCTCCGTCACCGAGGACGCAACAGCTGCCAAAATTGATGGATACACCCACAAACTTGTTGTCGAGGATCAGGGAGTAACCCAAGACGGTAACACGCTCAGCTTTACTATTGAATCAGAGCGAATGGTAAGCATTACCGCAAACAATCGCTACACTCCCGGAGAAGAGGCTAAACCAGAGCCAAAGCCCAACCCAGATCCTGCGCCTAAGCCTGATCCACAACCCCAGCCTAAGCCTGAAGATAAGCAAGGCAGCTTCCGAATCTCTAAGTCCGCAGTAATCGTCAAGTCTGATGGAAGCTTCCAATACGACGATGCAAAATTCGCTCAGCGTGACTTCAAGTTCACCTGGGAATGCACCCCACCAAAGGGCAAAAAAGAAACTGGCGAGCTTACAGTTAAAGCTACGGCTGCTATCCCAAGTAAAAAATTCCCGCTAGGAACCACCTGTACTGTTGCCGAAGACGCAGCATCTGCCAAGTTTGATGGATACACCCACAAACTCGCTGTAGATAGCAAGCATGCTAAACAAGATGGAAATAAGTTCACCTTCACCATTGATTCCGAAACTGTCTCCACCATTGATGTTCGCAATGAGTACACCCTAGGAAACGCCCCAGTTCCACCAACTTCATCGTCTAAGACAACAACACCTACCGCTTCGTCGACAACAAAGCCAACCACTTCCGCGTCATCGACAGCAACTTCAACCGCGTCTTCTACTTCTAAACCAACCACAGAACCAACCGAGTCAACAACGACCCGTAACTTCCCACCAATTATTCCAATCCCGATTCCTATCCCGGTTCCTCCGGCACCGTTCCCACCAGCACCACACCCAGCTCCGGCGCCACATCCGGCACCTGCCCCAGCACCGGCACCTGGTAACAACAGCAACCCAGCTGCACCACACCATGGTGGCAACAACGCAGCTCAACCACAGCAGAACAACAACAAGAACACCGCTACTGCCCCTAGCCAAAGCAATAAGGGCCAAGGCAAGCTAGCAAATACTGGTGCTTCTGTAATCTGGATAGCACTTGTAGCGCTACTTCTTGCTCTAGTCGGTGGTTTCATCACTTATCGCGGCCGGTTGAATAAAAACAACTAA
- a CDS encoding lytic transglycosylase domain-containing protein produces MGFLGRRIIGCGLGIVLAMILVISFVGWALSFMDGAAPIRTLQPIPDDVPPARGEEVSLIDINAAGRTSDALSAWAAPIAGDTNIPEAALRAYGNAELIAAQAWPHCHLSWTTLAGIGYVETRHGSYSGELINSRSINEDGYVLPPIIGVPLDGSPGFAHVSDTDGGNLDGDTVYDRAVGPMQFIPESWRRFGRDGNGDGVADPNQIDDAALSAAHLLCNGRDLATAEGWATAVYSYNMSNEYLYNVRDAAANYALRQPAV; encoded by the coding sequence ATGGGTTTTTTGGGAAGACGTATCATAGGATGTGGGCTAGGAATAGTTTTGGCGATGATTCTCGTCATTTCTTTCGTTGGCTGGGCACTGTCTTTTATGGATGGAGCTGCACCTATTCGAACGTTGCAACCAATTCCCGATGATGTCCCACCAGCACGAGGTGAGGAAGTTTCGCTTATTGATATCAACGCAGCTGGGCGCACTTCTGATGCACTGAGCGCTTGGGCAGCTCCTATCGCTGGAGATACTAATATTCCAGAAGCAGCGCTACGTGCTTATGGCAATGCAGAGTTAATTGCTGCGCAGGCCTGGCCTCATTGCCACCTTTCTTGGACAACATTAGCTGGTATTGGGTACGTGGAAACTCGTCATGGTAGCTATTCCGGTGAACTCATTAATTCCCGCTCTATTAATGAGGACGGGTATGTGTTACCTCCGATTATTGGGGTTCCGCTAGATGGATCACCAGGTTTTGCTCATGTGTCAGATACTGATGGCGGGAATTTGGACGGTGATACTGTTTATGATCGCGCAGTCGGGCCGATGCAATTTATTCCAGAATCGTGGCGTCGTTTTGGTCGAGATGGCAATGGCGACGGGGTAGCTGACCCTAATCAGATTGATGATGCAGCATTGTCTGCGGCGCACTTATTGTGCAATGGACGTGATCTTGCCACTGCTGAGGGGTGGGCAACGGCTGTTTACTCCTATAACATGTCCAATGAGTACCTTTATAATGTGCGCGATGCAGCAGCGAATTATGCGTTGCGGCAACCCGCAGTATGA
- a CDS encoding TetR/AcrR family transcriptional regulator — protein sequence MAAKRMTGKQRREQLIEISRGVFAERGFDGASIEEIAARAGVSKPVIYEHFGGKEGLYAVVIDREMLRLEKTIKDSLGTGRSRARIEQAVIALLSYVEEETDGFQILVRDMQPTQDRTYSTLLGDATVQVSHILGKAFERSGLNPDYATLYGQALVGMVSMTAQWWLDERREASSEVVELSKENVAAHIVNLCWNGLAGMEAEPHLSATNNLPSVLGNQN from the coding sequence ATGGCTGCAAAGAGAATGACGGGAAAACAGCGTCGGGAACAATTGATTGAGATTAGCCGTGGTGTATTCGCTGAACGCGGGTTTGATGGTGCGAGTATTGAAGAGATTGCGGCCCGCGCTGGGGTATCGAAACCAGTGATTTATGAACATTTCGGGGGTAAAGAGGGGTTATATGCGGTTGTCATTGATCGAGAGATGCTCCGATTAGAGAAAACCATTAAAGATTCTTTGGGTACTGGACGATCACGGGCTCGTATTGAGCAAGCGGTGATTGCATTGTTGAGCTATGTGGAGGAAGAAACAGATGGTTTTCAAATTTTGGTTCGCGATATGCAGCCAACTCAGGATCGCACGTATTCAACTTTGCTTGGCGACGCAACCGTTCAGGTGTCTCATATCTTAGGCAAGGCCTTTGAACGTTCCGGATTAAATCCTGATTATGCGACATTATATGGTCAGGCATTAGTCGGTATGGTAAGTATGACTGCGCAATGGTGGTTGGATGAGCGTCGTGAGGCGTCTTCTGAGGTTGTTGAATTAAGCAAAGAAAATGTTGCTGCCCACATTGTGAATCTATGCTGGAATGGTTTAGCCGGCATGGAAGCTGAACCGCACTTATCGGCGACTAATAATCTCCCATCAGTATTGGGAAATCAGAATTAG
- the eno gene encoding phosphopyruvate hydratase → MADILHVFAREILDSRGNPTVEAEVFLDDGAHGVAGVPSGASTGVHEAHELRDGGDRYLGKGVLNAVKNVNEEIVDAIAGFEADDQRLIDQTMIELDGTENKSRLGANAILGVSMAVAKAAAESAGLPLYRYIGGPNAHVLPVPMMNIVNGGAHADSGVDVQEFMIAPIGAESFAEALRMGAEVYHSLKSVIKKQGLSTGLGDEGGFAPSVASTKAALDLIVEAIEKAGFKPGTDIALALDVASSEFYKDGKYHFEGGEHTAEEMAKVYAGLIEEYPIVSIEDPLQEDDWEGYTALTAAIGDKVQIVGDDFFVTNPARLKEGIEKKAANALLVKVNQIGTLTETFDAVDLAHRNGYRTMMSHRSGETEDTTIADLAVALGCGQIKTGAPARSERVAKYNQLLRIEQELGDAAVYAGRSAFPRFNG, encoded by the coding sequence GTGGCTGATATTCTGCACGTTTTTGCACGCGAGATTCTTGACTCTCGTGGTAACCCCACCGTTGAGGCGGAGGTTTTTCTTGACGACGGCGCTCATGGCGTAGCAGGCGTCCCTTCCGGTGCCTCCACCGGCGTACACGAGGCTCACGAATTGCGTGACGGCGGCGACCGTTACCTCGGAAAGGGCGTTCTTAATGCAGTAAAGAACGTTAACGAAGAAATTGTTGATGCTATTGCTGGTTTCGAAGCTGATGATCAGCGTCTGATTGATCAGACCATGATCGAACTTGATGGCACTGAGAATAAGTCTCGTCTAGGTGCAAACGCAATCTTGGGTGTATCCATGGCTGTAGCTAAGGCTGCCGCAGAATCTGCTGGCCTGCCACTATACCGCTATATTGGTGGCCCAAATGCTCACGTTCTTCCTGTTCCTATGATGAACATTGTCAATGGTGGCGCACACGCTGACTCTGGTGTGGATGTTCAGGAGTTCATGATTGCTCCTATCGGTGCTGAGTCTTTCGCTGAGGCATTGCGTATGGGTGCAGAGGTCTATCACTCATTGAAGTCTGTTATTAAGAAGCAGGGTCTATCTACTGGTCTTGGCGACGAGGGTGGCTTTGCTCCTTCGGTAGCATCCACCAAGGCTGCTTTGGACTTGATTGTTGAGGCTATTGAGAAGGCTGGTTTCAAGCCAGGTACCGATATTGCTTTGGCACTAGATGTTGCTTCCTCTGAGTTCTACAAGGACGGCAAGTACCACTTCGAAGGCGGCGAGCACACCGCTGAGGAGATGGCTAAGGTTTATGCCGGTTTGATCGAGGAATACCCAATCGTCTCCATCGAAGACCCACTGCAAGAGGACGACTGGGAGGGCTACACCGCTTTGACCGCCGCTATCGGCGATAAGGTGCAAATTGTTGGCGACGATTTCTTCGTGACTAACCCAGCTCGCCTAAAGGAAGGCATTGAGAAGAAGGCCGCTAACGCACTGCTGGTTAAGGTTAACCAGATTGGTACTCTTACCGAGACCTTCGATGCGGTAGATTTGGCTCACCGCAATGGTTACCGCACCATGATGTCTCACCGTTCTGGCGAGACCGAGGACACCACTATTGCTGATCTCGCGGTAGCTTTGGGCTGTGGTCAGATCAAGACCGGTGCACCAGCTCGTTCTGAGCGGGTAGCAAAGTACAACCAGTTGCTACGCATTGAGCAAGAGCTTGGCGACGCTGCTGTTTACGCTGGTCGTAGCGCATTCCCACGTTTTAATGGCTAA
- the mfd gene encoding transcription-repair coupling factor, with product MLAGLLKVAATDPKIKGMLSHSGESRLHLTGINQVHPWAIGALAHQAPVLVVTATGRDAEDLTAELKAMLGEKVAWFPAWETLPHERLSPAADIVGRRAQILSRLDSLQVVVTAARGACQPILETTPGRAPLVIEPEQEYNFNELTQQLVLRAYTHVDLVAKRGEFATRGGILDIFPTTAEQPVRIEFWGDEVTELRAFSVADQRAFKDIEIPRLEIFPARELLITPEVATRAEELAKKHSSHATLQELLTKIADGIPTDGMEALIPALVDTPMVTLSQLMPTNTHVLVLDPEKVRTRVADLQATDEEFLRAGWEAAAMGADGPIATEGLDLDRSNYRSYEALEAAAHSAGQPWWTFAPPGMMETAEEDTLPLDFDPAPRPRGDNEAINEMMSMLLAHTLAGGRAAFIAPAEGAIKRMVERFKEKGIATKVATAKWEPSPGEVTLYQALSHAGLIFPKVRKHRDAEALPLVVITETDLTGNRVGDIVGAKRRPAKRRHRVDPLALKKGDYVVHETHGIGRFLEMTERTLTSGDETSRREYIVLEYAPSKRGQPADQLYVPMDSLDMLSKYIGGETPSLSKMGGSDWKKTTTKARAAVREIAGELVELYAKRQSAPGHAFAPDSPWQKEMEDNFPYVETEDQMLAIDAVKSDMEKPSPMDRVVVGDVGYGKTEVAVRAAFKAVQDGKQVAVLVPTTLLAQQHLSTFTERMAGFPVEVRGLSRFTDTKEAKEILRGLADGSVDIVIGTHRLLQTGVQWKNLGLVVIDEEQRFGVEHKEHIKAMRTHVDVLTMSATPIPRTLEMSMAGIREMSTILTPPEDRHPILTYVGAQEEKQVAAAIRRELLRDGQVFFVHNKVADIEKKARELRDLVPEARIVVAHGQMNEELLERTVQGFWNREYDVLVCTTIVETGLDIANANTLIVENAHHMGLSQLHQLRGRVGRSRERGYAYFLYPKAVILSEHSYDRLATIAQNNDLGAGMAVAMKDLEMRGAGNVLGVQQSGYIAGVGFDLYMRLVGEAVETYRALADGKPIDASDNGPKEIRIDLPVDAHIPEEYIGSERLRLEVYRKLSASTSEEDLIAVREEMIDRYGALPEAVYRLLAVARLRHCAREVKLSDIGMQGTRIKVHPMELSDSGQVRLKRLFPGATYRAAAKAVQLPMPTAGRNVTDARLRDVELLQWVADFISAMWSKPRVSVTGEKLDDAVVSVSTADIHLAGAKGGSSKIISARTVTRKSNNADHDSDWEERRESRRHKYRLR from the coding sequence ATGCTTGCTGGCCTGCTCAAGGTGGCTGCTACCGACCCTAAAATAAAGGGAATGCTTTCGCATAGTGGCGAATCACGACTACACCTTACGGGTATTAACCAGGTGCATCCCTGGGCAATTGGTGCGCTGGCTCATCAAGCCCCCGTATTAGTAGTAACTGCTACCGGACGTGATGCCGAAGATCTCACTGCAGAACTAAAGGCAATGTTGGGTGAGAAAGTTGCCTGGTTTCCTGCCTGGGAAACTTTGCCGCATGAACGTTTAAGCCCCGCAGCAGATATTGTTGGTCGTCGTGCGCAGATTTTAAGTAGGCTAGATAGTTTGCAGGTGGTAGTTACTGCCGCGCGAGGTGCGTGTCAGCCAATTTTAGAAACCACTCCAGGGCGTGCTCCTTTGGTTATTGAACCAGAGCAAGAATACAATTTTAATGAGCTCACTCAGCAATTAGTGTTACGTGCCTACACTCATGTCGATTTGGTGGCTAAACGAGGAGAATTTGCTACCCGGGGCGGTATTCTTGATATTTTTCCCACTACGGCTGAGCAACCCGTTCGGATAGAATTCTGGGGCGATGAGGTCACGGAACTTCGAGCGTTTTCAGTAGCAGATCAACGAGCATTTAAAGATATTGAAATTCCTCGGTTAGAAATATTTCCTGCCCGTGAATTACTTATTACCCCAGAGGTTGCTACACGTGCTGAAGAATTAGCTAAAAAACATAGTTCACATGCAACTTTACAAGAATTATTAACCAAAATTGCCGATGGTATTCCCACAGACGGCATGGAAGCACTTATTCCAGCGCTTGTAGATACCCCCATGGTTACCTTATCTCAGCTCATGCCGACTAACACGCATGTGTTGGTTCTTGACCCAGAAAAAGTACGTACTCGTGTCGCTGATTTACAAGCTACCGATGAAGAGTTTCTTCGTGCGGGTTGGGAAGCTGCTGCTATGGGTGCTGATGGGCCGATTGCTACTGAGGGACTTGATCTTGATCGTTCGAATTATCGTAGCTATGAAGCATTAGAAGCTGCAGCGCATAGTGCCGGACAACCCTGGTGGACTTTCGCGCCTCCTGGAATGATGGAAACAGCAGAAGAAGATACTTTGCCGCTAGATTTTGATCCTGCACCACGTCCTCGAGGCGATAATGAGGCGATCAATGAAATGATGTCGATGCTGCTGGCACATACACTTGCTGGTGGGCGAGCAGCTTTCATTGCTCCCGCTGAAGGTGCAATAAAGCGCATGGTAGAGCGGTTTAAAGAAAAAGGTATTGCCACCAAAGTAGCTACTGCAAAGTGGGAGCCAAGCCCTGGTGAGGTAACGCTTTATCAGGCGTTAAGTCATGCTGGTTTGATTTTTCCTAAAGTGCGTAAGCATCGTGATGCTGAGGCGTTGCCGTTGGTAGTCATTACTGAGACTGACCTAACCGGTAACCGAGTAGGCGATATTGTTGGTGCTAAACGACGCCCTGCAAAACGTCGACATAGGGTTGATCCTTTAGCCTTGAAAAAAGGCGATTATGTGGTTCATGAAACCCACGGCATAGGTCGCTTCTTGGAGATGACCGAGCGCACCCTTACCAGCGGTGATGAAACCTCACGACGTGAATACATTGTGTTGGAATATGCGCCAAGCAAACGTGGACAGCCTGCTGATCAGCTTTATGTGCCGATGGATTCGCTGGATATGCTGAGCAAATACATTGGTGGAGAAACTCCGAGTCTTTCTAAAATGGGTGGCTCGGATTGGAAGAAAACTACAACTAAAGCTCGCGCTGCGGTGCGTGAAATTGCTGGGGAATTAGTAGAACTTTATGCTAAGCGACAATCTGCACCAGGTCATGCCTTTGCCCCGGATTCTCCGTGGCAAAAAGAAATGGAAGATAATTTTCCATATGTAGAAACTGAAGACCAGATGCTTGCCATTGATGCGGTGAAATCCGATATGGAAAAGCCTTCCCCTATGGATCGAGTGGTTGTGGGGGACGTGGGATATGGCAAAACCGAAGTCGCAGTACGCGCAGCTTTTAAAGCAGTTCAAGATGGTAAACAAGTAGCTGTATTGGTACCTACTACCTTGCTTGCTCAGCAGCACCTTAGTACCTTCACAGAGCGCATGGCAGGATTCCCAGTCGAAGTTCGTGGCTTGTCACGGTTTACTGATACCAAAGAAGCTAAAGAGATTCTTCGCGGTCTTGCAGATGGAAGCGTTGATATTGTTATTGGTACTCATCGCTTATTACAAACCGGTGTTCAGTGGAAAAACCTTGGTCTGGTCGTCATTGACGAGGAACAGCGGTTTGGTGTGGAACATAAAGAACACATCAAAGCGATGCGAACCCACGTTGATGTGCTCACTATGTCTGCAACACCTATTCCGCGCACTTTGGAAATGTCGATGGCTGGCATTCGGGAAATGTCTACTATCTTGACGCCACCAGAAGATCGCCATCCGATTCTGACTTATGTGGGCGCTCAGGAAGAAAAACAGGTAGCAGCAGCAATCAGGCGAGAACTATTGCGCGATGGTCAAGTATTTTTTGTCCATAACAAGGTTGCTGATATTGAGAAGAAAGCGCGAGAATTACGTGATTTAGTTCCCGAAGCCCGCATTGTGGTTGCCCATGGTCAGATGAATGAGGAATTACTTGAGCGTACGGTACAAGGCTTTTGGAATCGAGAATATGATGTGCTTGTGTGCACAACCATTGTTGAAACAGGCCTAGATATTGCCAATGCCAACACATTAATTGTTGAAAATGCACACCACATGGGCTTGTCTCAATTGCACCAGCTGCGCGGTAGGGTAGGACGCTCGAGAGAGCGCGGTTATGCTTATTTCTTGTATCCCAAGGCAGTAATATTAAGCGAGCATTCTTATGATCGCTTGGCTACTATTGCTCAGAATAATGATCTTGGTGCGGGCATGGCTGTGGCCATGAAAGACCTGGAAATGCGTGGTGCCGGCAATGTTCTTGGGGTACAACAGTCTGGTTATATAGCTGGGGTAGGCTTTGATCTGTATATGCGCCTAGTTGGTGAAGCCGTGGAAACGTATCGTGCGCTTGCCGATGGCAAACCCATTGATGCCAGCGATAATGGGCCAAAAGAAATTCGTATTGATCTTCCGGTAGATGCGCATATTCCGGAAGAATATATTGGTTCAGAGCGACTGCGGTTAGAGGTTTATCGGAAGCTGTCAGCGTCGACAAGCGAAGAAGATTTGATAGCTGTGCGCGAAGAAATGATTGACCGTTATGGTGCGCTTCCGGAAGCGGTGTATCGATTGCTTGCAGTAGCTAGATTGCGCCATTGTGCTCGCGAAGTAAAGCTATCTGATATTGGTATGCAAGGTACTCGGATTAAAGTGCATCCAATGGAATTGAGCGATTCCGGGCAGGTACGCTTGAAACGACTATTTCCGGGAGCGACCTACCGGGCAGCAGCAAAAGCGGTACAACTTCCCATGCCTACGGCCGGGCGAAATGTCACTGATGCGCGACTACGCGATGTGGAATTATTGCAATGGGTTGCTGATTTTATTTCTGCCATGTGGTCTAAGCCTCGGGTTTCAGTTACCGGAGAAAAGCTTGACGACGCAGTGGTTTCGGTTAGTACCGCTGATATTCATTTGGCTGGTGCTAAAGGTGGATCGTCGAAAATAATTTCTGCGCGCACCGTAACGAGGAAAAGCAATAATGCGGATCACGATAGTGATTGGGAGGAAAGGCGTGAGTCGCGGCGACATAAATATCGTTTGCGTTAG
- a CDS encoding MazG nucleotide pyrophosphohydrolase domain-containing protein, giving the protein MIVLLLDSRWPTLIPFDVLPTLKGNVEFSDEVPIKVRWHFGDVITKDENSTILVSTNVEDPRVLSAIADGAQVIEVPSRKDPVYQSVQVMRQALSIGEWEQSQTHESLLSYLHEEVQEFVEAVQLENSEEALKKELSDIFLQVLFHSEIADRRGSFDFEAVAQSFVSKMQTRSPYLFDGTTALVAIEEQERLWELGKQSETASE; this is encoded by the coding sequence ATGATTGTGCTGCTTTTGGATTCTCGCTGGCCAACACTGATTCCCTTCGATGTTTTACCAACATTGAAAGGCAATGTTGAGTTCAGTGATGAAGTTCCTATTAAAGTACGCTGGCATTTCGGTGATGTGATTACCAAGGATGAAAACAGCACTATATTAGTGAGCACTAATGTAGAGGATCCGCGGGTACTTTCCGCTATTGCTGACGGGGCACAGGTGATAGAGGTGCCCAGCCGTAAAGACCCGGTATATCAATCGGTACAGGTGATGCGTCAGGCACTAAGTATTGGTGAATGGGAGCAAAGTCAAACGCATGAGTCTTTGTTGTCGTATCTGCATGAGGAAGTGCAAGAATTTGTTGAGGCAGTGCAGCTAGAAAATAGTGAGGAAGCGCTGAAAAAAGAACTTTCGGATATCTTCTTGCAGGTGCTTTTCCACTCAGAGATTGCTGATCGTCGGGGCAGTTTTGATTTTGAAGCAGTAGCGCAAAGTTTTGTCTCAAAAATGCAAACGCGTTCCCCGTATCTTTTCGACGGTACTACTGCGCTAGTTGCTATTGAAGAACAAGAACGACTGTGGGAATTAGGCAAACAAAGTGAAACAGCTTCAGAATAA